A single window of Flavobacterium sp. 140616W15 DNA harbors:
- a CDS encoding sensor histidine kinase, giving the protein MHFLKNIDLKRILFHCIYWISFLLLYVNGKSDNDSYYDFTFVYAWKILAQATAAYGLIYWIIPQTLNKKKYLLFILFATSWLYFVFALLMIFKYYYLEPKFPGFFDDWLGHKMSVPERLTSFKLIFREFSFITYPIIILGFISFNRKQQRLLKLEEEKKSMELKVLKNQLNPHFLFNTLNNLYTLTLKKDDKAPEVIAKLSEILDFVLYRCNEDYVSIEKEIALIDNYIALEKLRYNENRLNISFTKDIQESNKISPLIILTFIENAFKHGVINETEKANIKLNLESKKGQIIFSIENTKPQNDTAVISDKSKIGLKNVRKQLDLLYPKKHQLEIEETQNIYTVKLFLTL; this is encoded by the coding sequence ATGCATTTTTTAAAAAATATCGACCTAAAAAGAATCCTCTTCCATTGTATCTATTGGATTTCATTTTTGCTACTATACGTCAACGGAAAGTCTGATAATGATTCTTATTATGACTTTACGTTTGTTTATGCGTGGAAAATTTTAGCGCAAGCAACTGCCGCTTACGGATTAATTTATTGGATTATCCCTCAAACCCTTAACAAAAAAAAATATTTACTTTTTATACTTTTTGCTACAAGTTGGCTCTATTTTGTTTTTGCTCTTTTAATGATCTTTAAATACTATTATTTAGAACCTAAATTCCCTGGATTCTTTGATGATTGGCTTGGGCATAAAATGTCGGTTCCCGAAAGATTAACTTCTTTTAAATTAATCTTTAGAGAATTTTCTTTCATCACTTATCCTATTATTATTTTGGGTTTTATAAGTTTTAATCGCAAGCAGCAACGCCTTTTAAAGTTGGAGGAAGAAAAAAAATCAATGGAATTAAAAGTATTGAAGAATCAACTGAATCCTCATTTCCTTTTCAATACCCTAAATAATTTATATACACTAACGCTGAAAAAAGATGACAAAGCACCCGAAGTAATTGCTAAATTATCTGAAATTTTAGACTTTGTATTGTATCGATGCAACGAAGATTATGTTTCTATTGAAAAAGAAATTGCTTTAATCGATAACTATATTGCCTTAGAAAAACTACGTTATAACGAAAACAGATTAAATATTTCGTTTACCAAAGACATCCAGGAAAGCAATAAAATTTCACCACTTATTATATTGACATTTATAGAAAATGCATTTAAACATGGTGTTATTAATGAGACTGAAAAAGCTAATATTAAACTGAATTTAGAGAGTAAAAAAGGACAAATAATTTTTAGTATTGAGAACACAAAACCTCAAAATGATACTGCAGTAATTTCAGACAAATCAAAAATTGGATTAAAAAACGTTCGAAAACAATTGGATTTATTGTATCCAAAAAAACATCAATTAGAAATAGAAGAAACACAAAACATATATACCGTTAAACTTTTTCTTACTCTTTAA
- a CDS encoding alpha/beta fold hydrolase — MKKQSFIVSLFFILYFITANSQSKTIDTLVDVGKHRIHFKIVKGKGTPILFDAGGGNDGSVWNSILKPISELTDATLITYDRAGFGTSTIDTLQTDDLKHGIISSVEDLEIGLKKLGYDKEIMLVSHSYGGYLSTLYAARHPKLVKGVVLIDVNHNYYEDGYIQKVLATQDKLIPQWKKNNKGIYYMSATIVETVKTMSKFSIPKNIPVIDFVNEIPFLKIPEEIERWKECHKKYATKNSNVTSITAYGCGHAIWIDNPQLVITTIAKMYANGSKQKTEIQERTLQYAIQSFNEGKKEQLAYNNSEDDLNNWGYELLHKNENEKASEVFKLNVLLNPTSSNAYDSYGEALLKMNKKEEAIAMYKKSIALNPENKNGKEVLERLAKEID; from the coding sequence ATGAAAAAACAGTCCTTCATTGTTAGTCTTTTTTTTATTCTCTATTTTATTACTGCAAATAGTCAATCTAAAACAATTGATACTTTGGTTGATGTCGGTAAGCACCGTATTCATTTTAAAATAGTGAAAGGAAAAGGTACACCTATTCTTTTTGATGCAGGTGGCGGGAACGATGGTTCTGTTTGGAATTCGATTCTAAAACCTATTTCCGAATTAACAGATGCAACTTTAATAACATATGACAGAGCTGGTTTTGGTACAAGTACTATTGATACTCTACAAACCGATGATTTGAAACACGGAATTATAAGCAGTGTAGAAGACTTAGAAATTGGCTTAAAAAAACTTGGCTATGACAAAGAAATCATGTTGGTCTCGCATTCTTATGGTGGTTATCTCTCTACTCTTTATGCAGCAAGACATCCTAAACTAGTTAAAGGGGTTGTTTTAATTGACGTTAATCACAACTATTATGAAGATGGCTACATTCAAAAAGTACTTGCTACTCAAGACAAGCTTATACCTCAATGGAAAAAAAACAACAAAGGGATTTATTATATGTCAGCAACTATCGTAGAAACTGTAAAGACAATGAGTAAGTTCTCTATTCCTAAAAACATCCCTGTTATTGATTTTGTCAACGAAATTCCTTTCTTAAAGATACCTGAAGAAATTGAACGTTGGAAAGAGTGTCATAAAAAATATGCAACAAAGAATTCTAATGTTACCAGTATAACTGCTTATGGTTGTGGCCACGCGATCTGGATAGACAATCCTCAATTAGTAATAACTACAATTGCTAAAATGTATGCCAATGGTTCTAAACAAAAAACTGAAATTCAAGAGCGCACTTTACAATACGCAATTCAATCTTTTAACGAAGGGAAGAAAGAGCAATTAGCATACAATAATTCAGAAGATGATTTAAATAATTGGGGATATGAATTATTACACAAAAATGAAAATGAAAAAGCATCCGAAGTATTTAAACTTAATGTATTATTGAATCCTACAAGCTCAAACGCTTATGATAGCTATGGTGAAGCTTTGTTGAAAATGAACAAAAAAGAAGAAGCTATTGCAATGTATAAAAAATCTATTGCTCTCAATCCTGAGAATAAAAACGGAAAAGAAGTTTTAGAACGTTTAGCAAAAGAAATAGACTAG